A single window of Streptomyces sp. NBC_00464 DNA harbors:
- a CDS encoding transposase, whose translation MSKPHPEEFRQDVVRVARNRRAGLTVERVSTAFEVHPMTLWKWMRRTDIDDGTKPGTASQENTELQEARRRIKLLEQENEILRGAAAYLSQANLPEKDLPARERAGWGRVARHVQLMQPDFATIKPGTRPRHFRPLNDGARLLRVTSPAWGHQNPVRARTPTRRHGGG comes from the coding sequence GTGTCCAAGCCTCATCCGGAGGAGTTCCGCCAAGACGTCGTGCGGGTCGCAAGGAACCGCCGCGCGGGCCTGACGGTCGAACGGGTGTCCACCGCCTTTGAAGTCCACCCGATGACGCTTTGGAAGTGGATGCGTCGGACGGACATCGACGACGGGACCAAGCCCGGAACAGCCAGTCAGGAGAATACGGAACTTCAGGAAGCACGGCGGCGGATCAAACTGCTGGAGCAGGAGAACGAGATCCTGCGGGGGGCTGCGGCCTATCTATCGCAAGCGAATCTGCCGGAAAAGGATCTACCCGCTCGTGAGAGAGCTGGCTGGGGGCGGGTTGCCCGTCACGTCCAGTTGATGCAGCCGGACTTCGCAACAATCAAGCCTGGCACACGTCCGCGGCATTTTCGGCCACTCAACGACGGCGCCCGGCTGCTCCGCGTAACCTCACCGGCATGGGGGCATCAGAATCCGGTCCGGGCCAGGACTCCCACGAGGAGGCACGGCGGCGGCTAA
- a CDS encoding PIN domain-containing protein, which yields MIVTPIPGTHRDNVLSALRSVSAAAGNLESQHHGSAYGRLLAYLEWANDSLRLLVGQISASDIDRLIRTRMYQSLLDGVGHLAGSDQQRLVNGLLTNEVRERVVALDAAVDAFQGQMQRWPAMTSVLVLDTSVFIKHETKLEDTDFFVLAGAGAEAVRVTVPMVVVDELDRLKESRDKQVRWRAGYSLAVLDRLLDSNERLGRVKVEVFFDNPGHVRLPDEDDEIVDRALAVHAIAAGSVQLVTYDTGMSMRAKWANLPVLKLRTDAGTGPEPETR from the coding sequence ATGATCGTCACTCCGATACCCGGAACCCACCGGGACAACGTGCTCAGCGCTCTGCGATCCGTCTCTGCGGCTGCGGGAAACCTGGAATCGCAGCACCACGGCTCGGCCTACGGCCGTCTCCTGGCTTACCTGGAGTGGGCCAACGATTCCCTGCGCCTGTTGGTCGGCCAGATCAGTGCGAGCGACATTGATCGTCTGATCAGGACTCGGATGTATCAGTCCCTGCTGGATGGTGTGGGGCATCTGGCAGGCAGCGACCAGCAGCGGTTGGTGAACGGGCTACTTACCAACGAGGTTAGGGAGCGCGTAGTCGCTCTGGATGCGGCAGTGGATGCTTTCCAAGGGCAGATGCAGCGTTGGCCGGCTATGACTTCCGTGCTTGTGCTCGACACCAGCGTGTTCATCAAGCATGAGACGAAGCTGGAGGACACTGACTTCTTTGTGCTTGCGGGCGCTGGAGCTGAAGCGGTTCGGGTGACGGTGCCGATGGTGGTTGTCGACGAGCTGGACCGGCTGAAGGAGTCGAGGGATAAGCAGGTCCGGTGGCGGGCCGGGTACAGCCTCGCGGTGCTGGACCGGCTCCTGGATAGCAATGAGCGCCTGGGTCGGGTGAAGGTCGAGGTGTTCTTCGACAACCCGGGGCATGTGCGGCTGCCAGACGAGGACGACGAGATCGTGGACCGGGCCCTCGCAGTGCACGCGATCGCGGCCGGGTCGGTGCAACTCGTTACGTATGACACGGGGATGTCGATGCGGGCGAAGTGGGCGAACTTGCCGGTTCTGAAGCTGCGGACGGACGCGGGTACGGGCCCGGAGCCGGAGACGAGGTGA
- a CDS encoding transposase: protein MGKKKPRRPRRSFTPDFKAEIVGLCRRGDRSVGQVAKDFELTETAVRDWVKQAEVDAGERNGLTSSEREELAALRRENRRLREDVDVLKRATAFFAKETR from the coding sequence ATGGGGAAGAAGAAGCCTCGCCGCCCACGTCGTTCGTTCACGCCGGATTTCAAGGCTGAGATCGTCGGTCTGTGCCGACGAGGCGACCGGTCGGTCGGTCAGGTCGCCAAGGACTTCGAACTGACCGAGACCGCGGTGCGGGACTGGGTGAAGCAGGCCGAGGTCGACGCGGGCGAGCGCAACGGGCTGACCAGCAGTGAGCGCGAGGAACTGGCCGCGTTGCGGCGGGAGAACCGTCGGCTGCGTGAGGATGTCGACGTCCTCAAGCGAGCCACAGCTTTCTTCGCGAAGGAGACCCGGTGA
- a CDS encoding IS3 family transposase, protein MTVHPFIEAEKRAGHSVKRACELMKVSRTAFYARRSGLPGPRAVRDAELTEQITEVHARSRGTYGAPRVHAVLTREGAGCGRRRVARLMRAAGLQGRHRRRRQATTIPDPGAAWRPDLIARDFQPDRTGLDTRWCGDITYIPTDEGWLYLATVIDIASRRVVGWATADHLRTDLVADALKSACRQRRPTRPVIFHSDRGCQYTSRQFAYLAHQFGVRLSVGRTGQCWDNALAESFFSTIKRELLGTSA, encoded by the coding sequence GTGACGGTGCACCCGTTCATCGAGGCGGAGAAGCGTGCAGGTCACAGCGTCAAACGGGCGTGTGAGCTGATGAAGGTCTCCAGGACCGCCTTCTACGCCCGTCGCTCCGGCCTGCCCGGCCCCCGGGCGGTGCGGGATGCGGAGCTGACCGAACAGATCACCGAGGTCCATGCGCGATCGCGCGGGACCTACGGGGCTCCGCGCGTGCATGCCGTGCTCACACGCGAGGGTGCCGGGTGCGGCCGCCGTCGTGTCGCACGACTGATGCGGGCCGCCGGGCTGCAGGGCCGGCACCGTAGACGACGGCAGGCGACCACGATCCCGGATCCCGGGGCTGCTTGGCGCCCCGACCTCATTGCCCGGGACTTCCAGCCCGACCGCACCGGGCTCGACACCCGCTGGTGCGGCGACATCACATACATCCCGACCGACGAGGGCTGGCTCTATCTGGCCACGGTCATCGACATCGCCTCCCGGCGCGTGGTCGGCTGGGCAACCGCCGATCACCTGCGAACCGATCTGGTGGCCGACGCGCTGAAATCTGCCTGCCGGCAGCGTCGCCCCACCCGTCCCGTGATCTTCCACTCGGATCGCGGCTGCCAATACACGAGCCGGCAATTCGCCTACCTGGCACACCAGTTCGGAGTTCGTCTATCGGTCGGCCGCACCGGTCAGTGCTGGGACAACGCGCTCGCCGAGTCGTTCTTCTCGACCATCAAACGCGAACTGCTCGGCACCTCCGCCTAG
- a CDS encoding helix-turn-helix transcriptional regulator yields the protein MTPGFVGRSEVLGAVLDALREGPAFVVIEGEAGIGKTRLLREALAALVPFPSQARPVALVVTCPPVEEPFPFGALVDALRRLRPSIDGLVLSRLAGALQPLFPEWADELPPPLPPLHDAHGTRHRVMRALTELVERMGVELLAVEDAQWADPATLEWLLALTAGGGAHPSIVVTYRPADVTDGSLLRRLTARPPAGARHVRAELVPLDAEATRQLVMSMLSTEEVSREFTEFLHEHADGVPLAVEETVRLLRDRRDIVRRKGRWARRALWGLVVPPTVRDSVLERVARLDSGTRHMLEAAAVLVESADADTLTAVADVDRATARNGIAAALSSGLLLEAAPGQYAFRHVLDATAVGEAIPAPRRRQLAHRAAWTLEQLTHPPVARLCRHFQDAADVQGWSRYAEAAADLARESGDDHTAVTMLYTLLTTAPLTDGERARLARKLGSVTVHRTEPLGDLELAVRNALTEILADGALAGPERGEIRLLLGWLLFQLAEFDAGHDQFRAAVDELHDRPASAARAMIFLSRPEAPRDWPVARHLAWLDRASVVISKVEPASARRALHIDRAVRLLDLGEESGWAAADAIPASASSFEESYDILRGLLNVAQHAIDWGRFPEARERLDAVIGSARAVGHLRAVEFAEFDHALLDLWSGEWGGLSDRAARLESEGTHPLIRLAGGAIRGTLEVAEGRRESAVTRLRTILERTTAGPATSPAVLAAAALGRVALADGNAVAALEFTTPLMTVVAEKGTWLDGTLAAPVHLEALTATGRIDDAETLLDRMAAWSQQRSAPVLAAVVLTGRGYVARARGEFGRAATLFGEAAVALDDLPARHDALLARERHGRSLLAGGDREAGLSLLRDVRLRFSALGAPWDAARVERVLHDAGPVTTRPGRRGPRGYGDELSPREQQVLALVARGMTNREAAAALFLSPKTVGVHLGSAMRKLGVSSRTAAAITAMENGLIPTGHSPG from the coding sequence CTGACGCCGGGTTTCGTCGGCCGGTCCGAGGTCCTCGGAGCGGTGCTCGACGCACTCCGCGAGGGGCCCGCTTTCGTCGTCATCGAGGGCGAGGCGGGGATCGGGAAGACCCGGTTGCTGCGGGAGGCTCTCGCGGCCCTCGTCCCATTCCCGTCCCAGGCGCGTCCGGTGGCACTGGTCGTTACCTGCCCGCCGGTCGAGGAACCCTTTCCGTTCGGCGCACTGGTGGACGCCCTGCGCCGGCTCCGCCCCTCGATCGACGGCCTCGTCCTGAGCCGGCTCGCCGGAGCACTGCAGCCGCTCTTTCCCGAATGGGCCGACGAACTGCCCCCACCGCTCCCGCCGTTGCACGACGCGCACGGCACCCGGCACCGGGTGATGCGCGCCCTCACCGAACTCGTCGAAAGGATGGGCGTCGAACTCCTCGCTGTGGAGGATGCCCAGTGGGCCGATCCGGCGACGTTGGAGTGGCTGCTGGCTCTGACGGCCGGCGGCGGCGCACACCCGTCGATCGTGGTCACCTACCGGCCCGCCGATGTCACCGACGGCTCCCTCCTGCGTCGCCTCACGGCCCGTCCGCCGGCCGGCGCGCGGCATGTGCGGGCCGAACTCGTCCCGCTGGACGCGGAGGCGACCCGGCAGCTCGTGATGTCGATGCTCAGCACGGAAGAGGTTTCGCGAGAATTCACCGAGTTTCTGCACGAGCACGCCGATGGAGTGCCCCTCGCGGTCGAGGAGACGGTCCGGCTGCTGCGGGACCGACGCGACATCGTGCGCCGCAAGGGCCGTTGGGCACGGCGGGCGCTGTGGGGCCTGGTGGTGCCACCGACCGTGCGGGACTCCGTCCTCGAACGTGTCGCCCGGCTGGATTCCGGCACACGCCACATGCTGGAGGCCGCGGCGGTGCTGGTCGAGTCCGCGGACGCCGACACGCTCACTGCCGTGGCCGACGTGGACAGGGCGACCGCGCGGAACGGAATCGCCGCCGCGTTGTCGTCGGGTCTCCTCCTTGAGGCAGCTCCCGGCCAGTACGCCTTCCGGCACGTCCTCGACGCGACCGCTGTGGGCGAAGCGATACCGGCCCCCCGGCGCCGTCAACTTGCCCACCGGGCGGCATGGACGCTCGAACAGCTCACCCACCCACCGGTCGCGAGGCTCTGCCGGCACTTCCAGGACGCCGCGGATGTACAGGGGTGGAGCCGGTACGCCGAGGCGGCAGCCGACCTCGCGCGGGAGTCCGGCGACGACCACACCGCCGTGACCATGCTGTACACACTGCTTACCACGGCGCCGTTGACGGACGGAGAACGTGCCCGCCTGGCGCGCAAGCTCGGCTCGGTGACCGTGCACCGCACCGAACCGCTCGGTGACCTGGAGCTCGCGGTGCGCAACGCACTGACCGAGATCCTCGCGGACGGCGCCCTCGCCGGGCCGGAGCGGGGAGAGATACGGCTGCTCCTCGGTTGGCTGCTGTTCCAGCTCGCCGAATTCGACGCGGGACACGACCAGTTCCGGGCCGCGGTCGACGAGCTGCACGACCGGCCGGCGAGCGCGGCCCGCGCCATGATCTTCCTCTCCCGTCCCGAAGCCCCCCGTGACTGGCCGGTGGCGCGCCACCTGGCGTGGCTGGACCGTGCGAGCGTGGTCATTTCCAAGGTCGAACCGGCCTCGGCACGCCGAGCCCTGCACATCGACCGCGCGGTGCGGCTCCTCGACCTGGGCGAGGAGTCCGGCTGGGCGGCCGCCGACGCGATTCCCGCGTCGGCCTCCTCCTTCGAGGAGTCGTACGACATCCTGCGTGGGCTGCTCAACGTCGCCCAGCACGCGATCGACTGGGGACGGTTCCCGGAGGCCCGCGAGCGCCTTGACGCGGTCATCGGCTCCGCCCGGGCCGTCGGCCACCTGCGGGCCGTCGAGTTCGCCGAGTTCGACCACGCGCTGCTCGACCTCTGGAGCGGGGAGTGGGGCGGTCTCTCCGACAGGGCGGCCCGGCTGGAGTCTGAGGGAACCCATCCGTTGATCCGCCTGGCGGGGGGTGCGATCCGAGGCACGCTCGAAGTCGCCGAGGGCCGGCGGGAGAGTGCGGTGACACGGCTTCGGACGATCCTTGAGAGGACCACGGCCGGCCCGGCGACATCTCCTGCCGTACTTGCCGCGGCGGCCCTGGGCCGGGTCGCCCTGGCGGACGGCAACGCGGTAGCGGCCCTGGAGTTCACCACACCGCTCATGACGGTCGTCGCCGAGAAGGGGACCTGGCTGGACGGGACCCTCGCGGCTCCCGTGCACCTTGAGGCGCTGACCGCCACCGGCAGGATCGACGACGCCGAGACGCTCCTCGACCGGATGGCCGCCTGGTCACAGCAGCGATCCGCCCCCGTACTGGCGGCAGTGGTCCTGACCGGCCGAGGGTACGTGGCCAGGGCTCGTGGCGAATTCGGCCGGGCCGCAACCCTGTTCGGTGAGGCAGCCGTCGCACTCGATGACCTGCCCGCCCGTCACGACGCACTCCTCGCGCGCGAACGGCACGGCCGGTCTCTGCTGGCCGGCGGCGACCGCGAGGCCGGCCTCTCCCTCCTGCGTGACGTGCGGCTCCGGTTCTCTGCCCTCGGCGCCCCGTGGGACGCGGCCAGAGTCGAACGAGTGCTGCACGACGCCGGGCCGGTCACCACGCGCCCCGGGCGCCGTGGCCCGCGTGGCTACGGGGACGAGCTCTCCCCCCGGGAGCAGCAGGTACTCGCTCTGGTGGCGCGCGGCATGACCAACCGGGAAGCCGCCGCAGCGCTGTTCCTGTCACCCAAGACGGTCGGGGTGCACCTGGGTTCGGCCATGCGCAAGCTCGGCGTGTCATCCCGCACAGCGGCCGCGATCACTGCAATGGAGAACGGTCTGATCCCGACCGGGCACAGCCCGGGGTGA
- a CDS encoding S8 family serine peptidase, whose translation MNSRAESPPGRFRRPRLALPLAAVLAAGLLTTGGAAAAAPDPADPAGLPRTAAVTGTTSADVLGAIAGLGLDKPVTVTLVTGDAVTLRPDRAPTVKAGDDRDGITFDVRGQDGMLLVVPSDADPLLASGRVDERLFDLTYLVREGYADTERNELPLLVEGDPAATRDLAADAGAAVTRKFPDLGVSAIRADRGDGDAALWAGLSAPDGSARLSAQAGVTGWWPEGVEKLWLDGTVHAALDTAAPQIGAPKLWAEGVDGSGVTVAVLDSGVDRTHPDLKDKVTKEEVFSSSATSGVLDIAQLDEPVGYVGMPGGRAVPKTGASESLVYVGRACVDSAGDELLTSPAGKVALIDRDQKACPLSEEYDAAVEAGATGVVVRNDERGLFSGLLLDAEHRNSVWAAGISQADGTSLKELIGKGDTEEVVIGFSSAKFAGDLLGHGTHVAGTVAGTGAASDGRYRGIAPGAKLLNGKVLSDSGQGQESWIIAGMEWAVANGADIVNMSLGGSPTDGSDPLSQAVDRLAKEHDTLFVISAGNSGPYGAVGSPGAADSALTVGAVDKNDDMASFSSRGLRLKDYAVKPNIVAPGVGIVAPRAGGTSMAGNAQVIDDYYMGATGTSMATPVVAGAAALLAQARPGLRGEHLKNALTSTAADTGHPVTDQGTGRVDVARAAAQGVYADAAIAFGALTDRNEPVERTVTYTNDTDAAVSLRLAAEPAGKVRLSAAELSVPPHAGATVKVSVDPAAAGLGTVSGVVTATGADVSLRTGFGFRVSRVIDPSPDTWSEDWAAGFNPAADDVGHVLGDSALSPDGKRLFMFGGAHIEHEFTTAAVDTATGKTAWTAHYPVPDWGGTRGAGVAVSPDGRTVYVSGEEWNPETERLDLVVLAYNNAPARTADDPEPGEQLWRAVHPGVAIRGLGPGGGSQIAVTPDGESVVVSGTEWTDFPDASMMILALDAANGEQRFVARHGEKGRTFAGLDLAIDASGRHAYVTGFGQIKEREYPAHPVTVAYALTGDEQGKEQWVARHDSVTTNYQSWHNALSADGHRLFVTATVQVDDEPFDERMETHAIDTATGKVLWATTYGAAEEGWLPGLTEPSRGANNPKTPAIAVSPSNDLVYVTGGHCEGASCSGDFASVVLAYDQRTGKKVWSHLDAVESPPIARTLHTSVAVSPDGTRVYIAATCCATRTSLAPRDQVVTAYDAATGARLDSARHNIGGITSEQGGFVLASPDGSKVYGVAQSEYLSAAYPYRWIVTSYTTPVTFPSLRSTVAALADANKVTRAGEARLTAALRAAERDRKSGATDIERKAWERFRTVAADDRFVPDRSARTRLLDEAERLSARTSDR comes from the coding sequence TTGAATTCACGCGCAGAGAGCCCGCCCGGAAGATTCCGCAGGCCGCGTCTGGCGCTGCCGCTGGCGGCCGTGCTCGCAGCAGGGCTGCTCACCACCGGTGGCGCCGCGGCCGCGGCGCCGGATCCCGCAGACCCCGCAGGCCTGCCCCGGACCGCTGCCGTGACCGGCACGACCTCGGCCGACGTGCTCGGCGCCATCGCCGGTCTCGGCCTCGACAAGCCCGTCACCGTCACGCTTGTGACCGGTGACGCGGTCACCTTGCGTCCCGACCGGGCCCCCACCGTCAAGGCGGGCGACGACCGCGACGGGATCACCTTCGACGTCCGCGGCCAGGACGGAATGCTCCTGGTCGTACCCTCCGACGCGGACCCGCTTCTCGCGAGCGGACGCGTCGACGAGCGGCTGTTCGATCTCACGTACCTGGTCAGGGAAGGCTACGCCGACACGGAAAGGAACGAGCTGCCGCTCCTGGTGGAAGGTGACCCGGCCGCCACACGCGATCTGGCGGCGGACGCGGGTGCCGCGGTAACCCGTAAGTTCCCGGATCTGGGCGTGAGCGCCATCAGAGCGGACCGCGGCGACGGCGACGCGGCCCTGTGGGCGGGACTCTCTGCGCCGGACGGCTCCGCACGCCTGTCCGCCCAGGCCGGAGTCACCGGCTGGTGGCCCGAGGGCGTCGAGAAGCTGTGGCTGGACGGGACCGTGCACGCGGCCCTCGACACGGCCGCCCCGCAGATCGGGGCACCGAAACTGTGGGCAGAAGGAGTCGACGGCTCCGGCGTCACGGTCGCGGTTCTCGATTCCGGTGTGGACCGTACGCACCCCGACCTGAAGGACAAGGTCACCAAGGAGGAGGTCTTCAGCTCCTCGGCGACGTCAGGCGTCCTCGACATCGCGCAGCTCGACGAGCCGGTCGGCTACGTCGGCATGCCCGGCGGCCGGGCCGTGCCGAAGACCGGCGCGTCGGAGTCGTTGGTGTACGTCGGACGGGCGTGCGTCGACAGCGCGGGCGATGAGCTGCTCACCTCCCCGGCGGGCAAGGTCGCGCTCATCGACCGGGACCAGAAGGCATGCCCGCTTTCCGAGGAGTACGACGCGGCAGTGGAGGCGGGCGCCACCGGCGTGGTCGTGCGCAACGACGAACGGGGCCTCTTCTCGGGGCTCCTCCTCGATGCGGAGCACCGCAATTCGGTGTGGGCGGCCGGAATCAGCCAGGCCGACGGCACGAGCCTGAAGGAGCTCATCGGGAAGGGCGACACGGAAGAGGTCGTCATCGGCTTCAGCAGCGCCAAGTTCGCCGGTGACCTCCTCGGCCACGGCACGCACGTGGCGGGCACGGTCGCCGGCACGGGGGCCGCATCCGACGGGCGCTACCGCGGCATCGCCCCCGGCGCGAAACTGCTCAACGGCAAGGTGCTGTCCGACTCGGGCCAGGGGCAGGAGTCGTGGATCATCGCGGGTATGGAGTGGGCCGTCGCCAACGGCGCCGACATCGTCAACATGTCGCTGGGCGGCAGCCCGACCGACGGAAGCGATCCCCTGTCCCAGGCCGTCGACCGCCTCGCGAAGGAACACGACACCCTCTTCGTGATCTCGGCGGGCAACTCCGGTCCGTACGGCGCGGTCGGCTCTCCCGGCGCCGCGGACTCGGCCCTGACCGTCGGAGCAGTGGACAAGAACGACGACATGGCGTCGTTCTCGTCCCGCGGTCTGCGCCTGAAGGACTACGCGGTCAAACCGAACATCGTCGCTCCCGGCGTCGGAATCGTCGCCCCACGGGCCGGCGGCACCTCCATGGCCGGGAACGCCCAGGTGATCGACGACTACTACATGGGCGCGACCGGCACATCGATGGCCACCCCCGTCGTCGCCGGCGCCGCCGCGCTCCTCGCGCAGGCCCGGCCCGGTCTCCGCGGGGAACACCTCAAGAACGCCCTGACCTCGACCGCGGCCGACACCGGACACCCCGTCACAGATCAGGGCACCGGCCGGGTGGACGTCGCACGCGCCGCTGCTCAGGGCGTGTACGCGGACGCGGCCATCGCATTCGGCGCGCTGACCGACCGGAACGAGCCGGTCGAGCGTACGGTGACGTACACCAACGACACCGATGCGGCCGTCAGCCTCCGACTGGCGGCCGAGCCCGCAGGCAAGGTGAGGCTGTCCGCTGCGGAGCTCAGTGTCCCCCCTCACGCCGGCGCCACGGTGAAGGTCTCCGTCGATCCCGCGGCCGCCGGCCTGGGTACCGTCAGCGGTGTGGTCACCGCAACCGGTGCCGATGTCTCCCTTCGCACCGGATTCGGCTTCCGGGTCTCCCGGGTCATCGACCCCAGCCCCGACACATGGAGCGAGGACTGGGCAGCCGGATTCAACCCGGCGGCGGACGACGTGGGCCACGTCCTCGGAGACTCGGCGCTCAGCCCCGACGGCAAGCGGTTGTTCATGTTCGGCGGAGCCCACATCGAGCACGAGTTCACGACCGCAGCTGTGGACACGGCCACCGGCAAGACTGCCTGGACCGCGCACTACCCCGTGCCCGACTGGGGCGGCACCCGCGGAGCCGGCGTCGCCGTCAGCCCCGACGGCAGGACGGTCTACGTGTCCGGGGAGGAGTGGAACCCCGAGACGGAGCGCCTGGACCTGGTCGTCCTCGCGTACAACAACGCGCCCGCGCGCACCGCGGACGACCCCGAGCCGGGCGAGCAACTGTGGCGGGCCGTGCATCCGGGCGTCGCCATCCGCGGGCTGGGTCCGGGCGGCGGCTCACAGATCGCCGTGACCCCGGACGGCGAGAGTGTCGTCGTGAGCGGCACCGAGTGGACCGACTTCCCCGACGCCTCGATGATGATCCTCGCCCTGGACGCCGCAAACGGTGAGCAGCGGTTCGTGGCCCGTCACGGCGAGAAGGGGCGGACGTTCGCCGGGCTCGATCTGGCCATCGACGCGTCCGGCCGGCACGCGTACGTCACCGGGTTCGGGCAGATCAAGGAACGCGAGTACCCGGCGCACCCGGTCACCGTCGCCTACGCGCTCACCGGCGACGAGCAGGGGAAGGAGCAGTGGGTGGCCCGCCACGACTCCGTCACCACCAACTACCAGTCGTGGCACAACGCTCTCAGCGCCGACGGACACCGCTTGTTCGTCACCGCCACGGTGCAGGTGGACGACGAGCCGTTCGACGAGCGCATGGAGACGCACGCCATCGACACGGCCACCGGCAAGGTGCTCTGGGCCACCACCTACGGTGCCGCCGAAGAGGGCTGGCTCCCCGGTCTCACGGAGCCGAGCCGCGGGGCGAACAACCCGAAGACGCCGGCGATCGCGGTGAGCCCGTCCAACGACCTGGTCTACGTCACGGGCGGGCACTGCGAGGGCGCTTCGTGCAGCGGTGACTTCGCCAGTGTCGTCCTCGCCTACGACCAGCGGACCGGTAAGAAGGTGTGGTCGCACCTCGACGCCGTCGAGAGCCCGCCGATCGCCCGGACGCTGCACACGTCCGTAGCGGTCAGCCCGGACGGAACCCGGGTCTACATCGCCGCGACGTGCTGCGCGACACGCACCAGCCTGGCCCCCCGAGACCAGGTCGTGACCGCGTACGACGCGGCAACCGGCGCAAGGCTTGACTCGGCCCGGCACAACATCGGCGGCATCACGTCCGAGCAGGGTGGGTTCGTACTGGCGAGCCCGGACGGCTCCAAGGTGTACGGGGTCGCCCAGAGCGAGTACCTCAGCGCGGCATACCCGTACCGGTGGATCGTCACGTCGTACACGACCCCGGTGACGTTCCCAAGCCTCAGGTCCACGGTGGCGGCGCTCGCCGACGCAAACAAGGTGACACGGGCCGGTGAGGCCCGTCTCACGGCTGCGCTCCGTGCGGCCGAACGGGACCGGAAGTCCGGCGCGACGGACATTGAGCGCAAGGCGTGGGAGAGATTCCGCACGGTCGCCGCAGATGACCGGTTCGTACCGGACAGGTCCGCGCGGACCCGATTGCTGGACGAGGCCGAGCGTTTGAGCGCGAGAACGAGCGACCGGTAG